From the genome of Geobacter sp. SVR, one region includes:
- a CDS encoding uracil-xanthine permease family protein, with protein sequence MSTSPEPVWRTALSGAQILFVAFGATVLVPLLTGLNPSLALLGAGIGTLVFQACTKRQVPIYLGSSFAFIAPVIYSVKTWGMPATLGALASASLFYYLAAALVKWRGVGLIQRLLPPVVIGPVVMVIGLGLAQVAINMATGKAGDTQVVPYGTALGVATVSLVATMLTAIHARGLLKLVPILVGVAVGYVTSLFLGLVDFSKVINAPWLAVPEFGHPQFNLAAVLFMIPVAIAPIVEHVGGILAIGSVVGRDYTEQPGLHRTLLGDGLAVNIVGLFGGPPVTTYGEVTGAVMLTRHYNPAIMTWAAGFAILMAFVGKFGALLQTIPMPVMGGIMILLFGSIAGIGLKTIMDGKVDLMKPRNLCLISVTLVTGIGGLGVTIGSFSLQGISLCGVLAVLLNLILPPGETEKDIEPAAFP encoded by the coding sequence ATGTCCACATCACCCGAACCGGTCTGGCGTACCGCCCTCTCCGGCGCCCAGATCCTTTTCGTCGCCTTTGGTGCTACGGTCCTTGTTCCGCTTTTGACCGGGCTCAACCCGAGCCTGGCCCTGCTGGGGGCCGGCATCGGCACCCTGGTTTTTCAGGCCTGCACCAAACGTCAGGTGCCGATCTACCTCGGCTCCTCCTTTGCCTTCATCGCTCCGGTGATCTACTCGGTCAAAACCTGGGGCATGCCCGCCACTCTCGGCGCCCTGGCATCGGCCAGTCTCTTCTATTACCTGGCCGCCGCCCTGGTCAAGTGGCGGGGAGTCGGCCTGATCCAGCGCCTCCTGCCGCCGGTGGTGATCGGACCGGTGGTGATGGTCATCGGCCTCGGACTGGCCCAGGTGGCCATCAACATGGCCACCGGCAAGGCCGGCGATACCCAGGTGGTCCCCTACGGCACCGCCCTGGGCGTGGCTACCGTCTCCCTGGTCGCTACCATGCTGACCGCCATCCATGCCCGTGGACTGCTCAAGCTGGTGCCGATCCTGGTAGGCGTGGCGGTCGGCTACGTGACCTCGCTCTTCCTGGGGCTGGTGGATTTCAGCAAGGTCATCAACGCACCCTGGCTGGCAGTTCCGGAGTTCGGCCACCCTCAGTTCAACCTGGCGGCGGTCCTCTTCATGATCCCGGTGGCCATTGCCCCGATCGTGGAGCACGTGGGGGGCATTCTGGCCATCGGCTCGGTGGTGGGGCGCGATTACACCGAGCAGCCCGGCCTGCACCGCACCCTGTTGGGGGACGGCCTGGCGGTCAACATCGTCGGCCTGTTCGGTGGTCCGCCGGTCACGACCTACGGCGAGGTGACCGGTGCGGTCATGCTCACCCGCCACTACAACCCGGCCATCATGACCTGGGCCGCCGGTTTCGCCATCCTGATGGCCTTTGTCGGCAAGTTCGGCGCCCTGCTGCAGACCATCCCCATGCCGGTCATGGGAGGGATCATGATCCTGCTCTTCGGCTCCATCGCCGGTATCGGTCTGAAGACGATCATGGACGGCAAGGTGGACCTGATGAAACCGCGCAACCTCTGCCTGATCTCCGTCACCCTGGTCACCGGTATCGGCGGCCTGGGAGTGACCATCGGCAGCTTCAGTCTGCAGGGGATCAGCCTCTGCGGCGTGCTGGCAGTGCTGCTCAACCTGATCCTCCCTCCGGGAGAAACGGAAAAGGATATCGAGCCTGCGGCCTTTCCCTGA
- the upp gene encoding uracil phosphoribosyltransferase has protein sequence MAIYEVKHPLIQHKLGLMRKAELSTKQFRELASEVARLLTYEATKDLETETITVDGWAGPVSVRQIKGKKITVVPILRAGLGMMNGVLDMIPSARVSVVGLYRNEETLEPVAYYEKFTSDMEERTALIIDPMLATGGSLVATIEMLKATGCRRIKGLFLVAVPEGIERVTTAHPDVEIYVASIDERLNEQGYILPGLGDAGDKIFGTK, from the coding sequence GTGGCGATCTACGAAGTCAAGCATCCCCTGATCCAGCACAAACTCGGCCTGATGCGCAAAGCCGAGCTGAGCACGAAGCAGTTCCGCGAACTGGCCTCGGAGGTGGCGCGCCTGCTGACCTACGAAGCCACCAAGGACCTGGAAACAGAAACCATCACCGTCGACGGCTGGGCCGGCCCGGTTTCCGTTCGGCAGATCAAGGGAAAGAAGATCACGGTGGTACCGATCCTGCGTGCCGGGTTGGGCATGATGAACGGAGTGCTCGACATGATCCCCAGCGCAAGGGTGAGTGTGGTGGGGCTTTATCGCAACGAGGAAACGCTGGAGCCGGTGGCGTATTACGAGAAATTCACCAGCGACATGGAGGAGCGCACTGCCCTTATCATCGATCCCATGCTGGCCACGGGCGGTTCGCTGGTGGCCACCATCGAGATGCTGAAGGCAACCGGCTGCCGACGGATCAAAGGGCTCTTTCTGGTGGCCGTGCCCGAGGGAATCGAGCGGGTCACCACGGCCCACCCCGATGTGGAGATCTACGTGGCTTCCATCGACGAGCGCCTCAATGAACAGGGCTACATCCTTCCCGGGCTGGGCGATGCCGGGGACAAGATCTTCGGCACCAAATAG
- a CDS encoding HD family hydrolase — protein MQQIVDFILELDKLKGVTRKNRPLGLDRYENSAEHSWQIALLAYSLVQYAETLIDIHRVIAMLLVHDIGEIDTGDTIVFAVEGWEERKAAELAAVTRIFGMLPEPRRAEFMALWLEFEQAETPEARFAHAVDRAIPALLNLANNGQSWRENGISHERVVQRIGPPIKAGCPALWIYLEARLAEEHRTGWFGIE, from the coding sequence ATGCAGCAGATCGTTGATTTCATTCTGGAACTGGACAAGCTCAAAGGGGTAACGCGCAAGAACCGCCCGCTGGGGCTGGACCGTTATGAGAATTCTGCAGAACACAGCTGGCAGATAGCGCTTCTGGCGTATTCTCTGGTGCAGTATGCCGAAACACTGATCGACATCCACCGGGTAATCGCCATGCTGCTGGTTCACGATATCGGTGAAATCGACACCGGGGATACCATCGTGTTCGCGGTGGAGGGCTGGGAAGAGCGGAAAGCCGCCGAACTGGCGGCGGTGACGAGGATTTTCGGAATGCTGCCGGAGCCGCGGCGTGCCGAATTCATGGCATTGTGGCTTGAATTCGAGCAGGCCGAGACCCCGGAAGCCCGTTTTGCACATGCTGTGGACAGGGCCATTCCTGCCTTGCTCAATCTCGCCAACAACGGGCAAAGCTGGCGGGAGAACGGCATCAGCCACGAACGGGTCGTGCAGCGCATCGGTCCGCCGATCAAGGCCGGCTGTCCTGCCTTGTGGATCTATCTGGAAGCGCGACTCGCCGAGGAACATCGCACGGGGTGGTTCGGCATCGAGTGA
- a CDS encoding glutamate-5-semialdehyde dehydrogenase, whose protein sequence is MTIAAQVAQIAAEARQASLALARLGTAAKNRMLSAMAAALEARSGLLMAENAKDLEAGRAKGLSAAMLDRLMLDEKRIAGVAAALREVAALPDPVGEVTKMWKRPNDLLVGKMRIPLGVIGIIYEARPNVTADAAALCLKAGNAVILRGGSEAIHSNCAIAGILQGVMSGMGIPAAALSLIPFTEREGVLEMLKQEETIDLIIPRGGESLIRFVVENSRIPVIKHYKGVCHVYVDAAADFDKAEAIVVNAKVQRPGVCNALETLLIHKDVAAAFIPRIAARLQGLGVELRGDEEFRRYAPTAQPATEEDWAAEYLELILACRVVDNMDAAIDHINRYGSLHSEAIITADYGNAQRFIREVNSSCVLINASTRFNDGNQLGLGAEIGISTTKLHSFGPMGLEDLTTTKFIVYGDGQVRE, encoded by the coding sequence ATGACCATTGCCGCACAAGTTGCACAGATTGCCGCAGAAGCCCGCCAGGCGTCCCTCGCCCTGGCCCGGCTCGGCACGGCGGCTAAAAACCGGATGCTGTCCGCCATGGCAGCTGCCCTGGAGGCGCGGTCCGGCCTGCTGATGGCCGAGAACGCCAAAGACCTGGAAGCGGGCAGGGCCAAAGGGCTCTCCGCTGCCATGCTCGACCGCCTGATGCTGGATGAAAAGCGCATCGCCGGAGTGGCTGCCGCCCTGCGCGAGGTGGCTGCCCTGCCCGATCCGGTGGGGGAAGTCACCAAAATGTGGAAGCGTCCCAATGACCTGCTGGTGGGCAAAATGCGCATCCCGCTGGGGGTGATCGGCATCATCTACGAGGCGCGCCCCAACGTCACCGCCGATGCGGCGGCCCTGTGTCTCAAGGCGGGCAACGCCGTGATCCTGCGCGGCGGTTCCGAAGCGATCCACTCCAACTGCGCCATTGCCGGCATCCTGCAGGGGGTCATGAGCGGCATGGGCATTCCGGCCGCAGCTCTGTCGCTGATCCCCTTCACCGAGCGGGAAGGGGTGCTGGAGATGCTCAAGCAGGAGGAGACCATCGACCTGATCATCCCCCGCGGCGGGGAGAGCCTGATCCGCTTCGTAGTGGAGAACTCGCGCATACCGGTCATCAAGCACTACAAAGGGGTCTGCCATGTGTACGTGGATGCTGCGGCCGATTTCGACAAGGCCGAGGCGATCGTTGTCAATGCCAAGGTCCAGCGCCCCGGCGTGTGCAATGCCCTGGAGACCCTGCTGATCCACAAGGATGTTGCCGCTGCCTTTATCCCCCGCATCGCCGCCAGGTTGCAGGGGCTCGGGGTGGAACTGCGCGGCGACGAGGAGTTCCGCCGCTACGCGCCCACGGCACAACCTGCCACGGAAGAGGACTGGGCCGCCGAATACCTGGAGTTGATCCTGGCCTGCCGGGTAGTGGACAATATGGATGCCGCCATCGACCATATCAACCGCTATGGCTCGTTGCACAGCGAGGCGATCATTACCGCCGACTACGGCAATGCCCAGCGCTTCATCCGCGAGGTCAACTCCTCCTGCGTGCTGATCAATGCCTCGACCCGCTTCAACGACGGCAATCAGCTGGGGCTGGGAGCCGAAATCGGTATCTCCACCACCAAGTTACACTCCTTCGGTCCCATGGGGCTGGAAGACCTGACTACCACCAAATTCATCGTCTATGGGGATGGGCAGGTGCGGGAGTAA
- a CDS encoding NAD(+)--dinitrogen-reductase ADP-D-ribosyltransferase, translating into MSFNYCNQPPWVIASRHFNRHPQRLEIQGVKEANRFLFEKLATIDSQEARAVVFNDYMSVKFQLHHWQEQTETARKSIRNSYLRFLRGWMMDSNSIEGAVLKRWVESRMGIPPTFHRAPVSGIHSEAYFQFSVDVMKGSARTNAIQSQLDLLYEYCQYELFRKISPETANPTATITLYRGTYDAGEHQVLEQVSRREQIVRLNNLVSFTSDEERAWEFGSTVWDVCVPLSKVFFYNDLLPGSIMKGEGEYLVIGGEYLVRQVMCTV; encoded by the coding sequence ATGTCCTTCAACTACTGCAATCAGCCCCCTTGGGTGATCGCCTCGCGCCACTTCAACCGGCATCCCCAGCGGCTCGAGATCCAGGGGGTCAAGGAGGCCAACCGCTTTCTGTTCGAAAAGCTCGCTACCATCGATTCGCAGGAGGCGCGGGCGGTCGTTTTCAACGACTACATGTCGGTGAAATTCCAGCTGCATCACTGGCAGGAACAGACCGAGACCGCCCGCAAAAGCATCAGGAACAGCTACCTGCGCTTTTTGCGCGGCTGGATGATGGACTCCAACTCGATCGAGGGGGCGGTGCTCAAACGCTGGGTGGAAAGCCGCATGGGCATCCCCCCCACCTTTCACCGCGCACCGGTGTCCGGTATCCACAGCGAAGCCTATTTCCAGTTTTCCGTGGATGTGATGAAGGGCAGCGCCCGGACCAATGCCATCCAGTCGCAGCTCGACCTGCTCTACGAATACTGCCAGTACGAGCTGTTCCGCAAAATTTCCCCCGAAACGGCAAACCCCACCGCCACCATCACACTCTACCGGGGCACCTACGATGCGGGCGAGCATCAGGTGCTGGAGCAGGTGAGCCGGCGCGAGCAGATCGTGCGGCTGAACAACCTGGTTTCGTTCACCTCGGACGAGGAGCGTGCCTGGGAGTTCGGCTCGACCGTCTGGGATGTGTGCGTGCCGCTCAGCAAGGTCTTTTTTTACAACGACCTGCTGCCGGGCAGCATCATGAAAGGTGAGGGGGAGTACCTGGTGATCGGCGGCGAGTACCTGGTGCGGCAGGTGATGTGCACAGTGTAA
- a CDS encoding NifB/NifX family molybdenum-iron cluster-binding protein gives MLIAVASKDGREIDQHFGHAERFLIYDVDAERAALVDEKKVERYCSFDPESPLRGDLLRGIVDALAGCRAVVTAQMGEHPRGELERMGIEPFVASGPIKMTLMELAKIL, from the coding sequence ATGCTGATTGCGGTTGCTTCCAAAGACGGCAGGGAGATCGACCAGCATTTCGGTCATGCCGAGCGTTTTCTGATCTACGATGTGGATGCGGAGCGGGCGGCCCTGGTCGACGAAAAGAAGGTGGAGCGCTACTGCAGCTTCGATCCGGAAAGCCCGCTGCGCGGAGACCTGCTGAGGGGGATCGTCGATGCCCTGGCCGGCTGCCGCGCGGTGGTAACGGCCCAGATGGGGGAGCATCCCCGTGGCGAACTGGAGCGGATGGGAATCGAGCCGTTCGTGGCCAGCGGGCCGATCAAGATGACGCTGATGGAGCTGGCGAAGATTTTGTAA
- the fdxB gene encoding ferredoxin III, nif-specific, protein MAYITGMRRNKNEYTPEFIVSIDEETCIGCARCYKVCAHDVLAFEELDEDDSAKMFMKVANPGNCIGCQACGRTCSKKCFTFEPVVL, encoded by the coding sequence ATGGCTTACATTACCGGAATGAGAAGGAACAAGAACGAGTACACCCCGGAGTTCATCGTGTCGATCGACGAGGAGACCTGCATCGGATGCGCTCGCTGCTACAAGGTTTGTGCCCACGACGTGCTGGCCTTTGAGGAACTGGATGAGGACGATTCAGCCAAGATGTTCATGAAGGTTGCCAACCCGGGCAACTGCATCGGCTGCCAGGCGTGCGGGAGGACCTGTTCGAAGAAGTGCTTCACCTTCGAACCGGTCGTTTTGTAG
- the nifX gene encoding nitrogen fixation protein NifX — MKIAFTTSNGETIDMHFGQSGSFHIWEVGPDEARFLKTVSVDEHGGDEEDRIAARANLLSECAIVYTMQIGGPAAAKLVALKIHPMKTNTEVSLRETVERFQEVLRGNPPPWLRKAMLKEQATSFLED, encoded by the coding sequence ATGAAAATTGCCTTTACAACCAGCAACGGTGAGACGATTGACATGCATTTTGGTCAGAGCGGGAGTTTTCACATCTGGGAAGTCGGACCGGATGAAGCCCGTTTTCTGAAGACGGTCAGTGTGGACGAGCACGGGGGGGATGAGGAGGACCGGATCGCCGCCCGCGCCAACCTGCTGTCCGAGTGCGCCATCGTCTACACCATGCAAATCGGAGGACCGGCCGCGGCCAAGCTGGTGGCCCTGAAGATCCACCCCATGAAGACCAATACCGAGGTCAGCCTGAGAGAGACAGTGGAACGCTTTCAGGAAGTTCTGCGCGGCAATCCGCCCCCATGGCTGAGAAAAGCGATGCTCAAGGAGCAGGCCACATCGTTTCTGGAAGACTGA
- a CDS encoding bifunctional nitrogenase iron-molybdenum cofactor biosynthesis protein NifEN, whose amino-acid sequence MAKPDYYDASDCTTHEKGAPKFCKKSEPGEGAERSCAYDGARVVLMPITDVIHLVHGPIACAGNSWDNRGARSSGSQLYRRGFTTEMLENDVIFGGEKKLYKAILDLAGRYSQARAIFVYATCVTAMTGDDVEAVCLAAAQKVAMPVIPVNTPGFIGDKNIGNRLAGEILFKYVIGTAEPPVLGEYPINLIGEYNIAGDLWGMQPLFDRLGIQILSCFSGDAKFDDLRYAHRAKLNIIICSKSLTNLAKKMQKNFGMPYLEESFYGMTDTAKALRDIARELDDAVGGLEKRVMQDRVERLLEEEEEACRARIAPYRARLEGKSAVLFTGGVKTWSMVNSLRELGVEILAAGTQNSTLEDFYRMKGLMHKDARIIEDTSTAGLLAVMAEKLPDLIVAGGKTKFLALKTRTPFLDINHGRSHPYAGYEGMVTFAKQLDMTVNNPIWPVLNAPAPWEKGEAELAADVTAAAGHAETFLAEDISLSRVKVPSKCATVNPQKNSPALGATMAYLGIDNMLGLLHGAQGCSTFIRLQLSRHYKESIPLNSTAMSEDTAIFGGWENLKKGIRRVIEKFRPAVVGVMTSGLTETMGDDVRSAIVHFRQENPEFDAIPIVHASTPDYCGSLQEGYAAAVEAILESLPADRDALQHDPSEAWTVPGQVNLLPGSHLTPADVEELKELVESFGLTVLTIPDLSNAMDGHIDESVSPLSTGGIPVDAIRGAGRSAATLYVGDSLARAALRLKDRFGIPAYGFSSLTGLAETDRFMETLAAISGRPIPEKHRRWRSRLTDAMVDSHYQFGTKRVALALESDNLKTLTRFLDGMGCEIQAALSATRTRGLDDLPSENVFVGDLEDLENAAVDADLLVANSNGRQAASKLGIGAHLRAGLPVFDRLGAHQKMWVGYRGTMNLVFEVANLFQANAREGQKLAHN is encoded by the coding sequence TCGCCTGCGCCGGCAATTCCTGGGATAACCGTGGAGCCCGCTCCAGCGGCTCCCAGCTCTACCGGCGCGGTTTCACCACCGAGATGCTCGAAAACGACGTGATCTTCGGCGGCGAGAAGAAGCTGTACAAGGCGATCCTCGACCTGGCCGGGCGCTATTCCCAGGCCAGGGCGATCTTCGTCTATGCCACCTGCGTGACCGCCATGACCGGCGACGATGTCGAGGCGGTCTGCCTGGCCGCTGCGCAGAAGGTTGCAATGCCGGTCATACCGGTCAATACCCCCGGTTTCATCGGCGACAAGAACATCGGCAACCGTCTGGCAGGCGAAATCCTGTTCAAGTACGTGATCGGCACGGCAGAACCACCGGTGCTGGGGGAATACCCCATCAATCTGATCGGTGAGTACAACATCGCCGGAGACCTGTGGGGCATGCAACCGCTCTTCGATCGCCTCGGCATCCAGATCCTGTCCTGTTTCAGCGGCGACGCAAAATTCGACGACCTGCGCTACGCCCATCGCGCCAAGCTGAACATCATCATCTGCTCCAAGAGCCTGACCAACCTGGCCAAGAAGATGCAAAAGAACTTCGGCATGCCCTACCTGGAGGAGTCCTTCTACGGCATGACCGATACGGCCAAGGCCCTGCGCGACATCGCCCGGGAGCTGGACGATGCCGTGGGCGGCTTGGAGAAGCGGGTCATGCAGGACCGGGTGGAACGGCTGCTGGAAGAGGAGGAGGAGGCCTGCCGCGCGCGGATCGCCCCCTACAGGGCGCGGCTGGAAGGCAAGTCGGCAGTGTTGTTCACCGGCGGCGTCAAGACCTGGTCCATGGTCAACTCCCTGCGGGAACTGGGGGTTGAGATCCTGGCGGCCGGCACGCAGAACTCGACCCTGGAGGACTTCTACCGCATGAAGGGGCTGATGCACAAGGATGCCAGGATCATCGAGGATACCTCCACGGCCGGACTGCTGGCGGTCATGGCCGAGAAACTGCCCGACCTGATCGTGGCCGGAGGCAAGACCAAGTTTCTGGCCCTCAAGACCCGCACCCCCTTTCTTGACATCAACCATGGCCGCTCCCATCCCTATGCCGGCTACGAAGGCATGGTCACCTTTGCCAAGCAGCTCGACATGACGGTTAACAACCCGATCTGGCCGGTGCTGAACGCCCCGGCTCCCTGGGAAAAGGGGGAGGCTGAGCTGGCTGCGGATGTGACGGCCGCGGCCGGGCATGCCGAGACCTTTCTGGCCGAGGACATCTCGCTTTCACGGGTCAAGGTTCCCTCCAAATGTGCCACGGTCAACCCGCAGAAGAACTCGCCCGCCCTGGGGGCCACCATGGCCTACCTTGGCATAGACAACATGCTCGGGCTGCTGCACGGCGCCCAGGGCTGCTCGACCTTCATCCGCCTGCAGCTCTCCCGGCACTACAAAGAGTCGATTCCCCTCAACTCCACTGCCATGAGCGAGGACACCGCCATCTTCGGCGGCTGGGAGAACCTGAAAAAGGGTATTCGGCGGGTAATCGAGAAGTTCCGGCCGGCCGTGGTGGGGGTGATGACCTCCGGCCTGACCGAAACCATGGGAGATGACGTCCGCAGCGCGATCGTGCACTTCCGCCAGGAGAACCCGGAATTCGATGCGATTCCGATCGTGCACGCCTCTACTCCCGATTACTGCGGCTCGCTGCAGGAGGGCTACGCCGCGGCTGTGGAGGCAATCCTGGAAAGCCTCCCTGCCGATCGGGACGCCCTGCAGCATGACCCTTCCGAAGCATGGACCGTTCCCGGCCAGGTCAACCTGCTGCCCGGCAGTCACCTGACCCCGGCCGATGTGGAGGAGTTGAAGGAACTGGTCGAATCATTCGGCTTGACGGTGCTGACCATTCCCGATCTCTCCAATGCCATGGACGGGCACATCGACGAGTCGGTCTCGCCGCTCTCTACCGGCGGCATTCCGGTGGATGCCATCCGGGGGGCGGGACGCAGTGCCGCAACGCTCTACGTCGGCGATTCCCTGGCCCGGGCGGCGCTCAGGCTGAAGGATCGGTTCGGCATCCCGGCCTACGGTTTCAGCTCGCTGACCGGCCTGGCCGAAACCGATCGTTTCATGGAGACGCTCGCTGCCATTTCCGGCCGGCCGATCCCCGAGAAACACCGCCGCTGGCGCAGCCGGCTGACGGACGCCATGGTGGACAGCCACTACCAGTTCGGAACCAAGCGGGTAGCGCTGGCCCTGGAGTCGGACAACCTCAAGACCCTGACCCGTTTCCTGGACGGCATGGGCTGCGAAATTCAGGCGGCTCTTTCCGCCACACGCACCCGCGGATTGGACGATCTGCCGTCTGAAAACGTATTCGTCGGTGATCTGGAGGATCTGGAAAATGCTGCAGTCGACGCCGACCTGCTGGTGGCCAACAGCAATGGCCGGCAAGCTGCCTCCAAACTCGGCATTGGCGCTCATCTGCGGGCCGGCTTGCCGGTCTTCGACCGCCTGGGGGCTCACCAGAAGATGTGGGTCGGGTACCGTGGGACCATGAACCTGGTATTCGAGGTGGCCAACCTGTTCCAGGCCAATGCCAGAGAAGGGCAGAAACTGGCGCATAATTGA